Proteins co-encoded in one Setaria viridis chromosome 9, Setaria_viridis_v4.0, whole genome shotgun sequence genomic window:
- the LOC117837734 gene encoding 6-phosphofructo-2-kinase/fructose-2,6-bisphosphatase isoform X1, which translates to MTDLRATHVVGPTCCDSGSIFSVQYSEDRAPVSAPLHIREPTTSTLPSGLRHLASPTKAPISPAMASSGGISDQLFVSVKLESPWLAELDLDPHLFGSHPVAGSWDPCKALPLERAAAAVWDLSCVVPSQHQPLDFKFILKQKNDSSQCIVEEGPNRSLGCQSNEVEMRTAVFKLNEGKDVLECKVQVETEMLSPFDLAASWRAHQEYVLPSMVRGAHDITINTGLEGRAKNGFASGLELDLEKYVVPTPNMGSGVVYAANLTENPRSLLQTGSSSNNDTTKDILYNSTKGDSSPNHYINTMKGATGGHAPSLEEQRAMFVDRGVGSPNFARPTKETFSVSNFKLDSEAKQDMPAAEGAVAAAAVADQMYGPKEDRKLTIVLVGLPARGKTFTAAKLTRYLRWLGHETKHFNVGKYRRLKHGTNQTADFFRGDNREGVEARNEVAALAMEDMLSWMQEGGQVGIFDATNSTRIRRNMLMKMAEGKCKIIFLETICNDKDVLERNIRLKVQQSPDYAEQTDFEAGVQDFKERLTYYEKVYEPVEEGSYIKMIDMVSGKGGQLQINDISGYLPGRIVFFLVNCHLTPRPILLTRHGESMDNVRGRIGGDSSLSESGQLYSRKLASFVEKRLKSERTASIWTSTLQRTILTAHPIIGFPKIQWRALDEINAGVCDGMTYDEIKKSKPEEYESRRKDKLRYRYPRGESYLDVIQRLEPVIIELERQRAPVVVIAHQAVLRALYAYFADKPLEEVPNIEIPLHTIIEIQMGVAGVQEKRYKLMDAVHPTAGL; encoded by the exons ATGACTGACCTGCGGGCCACGCATGTTGTCGGCCCCACTTGCTGTGACTCTGGAAGTATATTCTCTGTACAGTACTCAGAGGATCGTGCTCCCGTGTCGGCCCCACTCCACATCCGCGAGCCCACGACATCGACGCTTCCTTCTGGGCTCCGGCACCTTGCAAGTCCCACAAAGGCTCCCAtctcgccggcgatggcgagctCCGGCGGAATCTCCGACCAGCTCTTCGTATCCGTCAAGCTGGAGAGCCCCTGGCTCGCGGAGCTCGACCTCGACCCCCACCTCTTCGGCTCCCATCCTGTCGCCGGCTCGTGGGACCCCTGCAAGGCC CTGCCGTTGGagcgggcggccgccgccgtgtggGACCTCAGCTGCGTCGTCCCTTCGCAGCATC AACCGCTGGATTTCAAGTTTATTTTAAAGCAAAAAAATGATAGCTCTCAGTGCATTGTTGAGGAGGGACCAAACCGATCTCTAGGTTGCCAGAGCAATGAAGTTGAAATGAGGACTGCTGTGTTTAAACTCAATGAAGGGAAGGATGTACTTGAGTGCAAGGTTCAGGTTGAGACAGAAATGCTGTCCCCATTTGACCTGGCTGCTAGTTGGAGGGCTCATCAGGAGTATGTTCTGCCTTCTATGGTGCGAGGGGCCCATGATATTACTATCAACACTGGGTTAGAAGGCAGGGCCAAG AATGGCTTCGCTTCTGGTTTGGAGCTTGATTTAGAGAAGTATGTAGTTCCAACACCAAACATGGGTTCAGGTGTTGTTTATGCAGCTAACTTGACTGAAAATCCACGTTCATTATTGCAAACTGGGAGTTCCTCAAACAATGATACCACAAAGGACATTTTGTACAACTCGACTAAAGGCGATTCATCCCCGAATCACTATATTAACACTATGAAG GGCGCAACTGGAGGGCATGCACCATCACTGGAAGAACAaagggcaatgtttgttgatagAGGTGTTGGCTCACCAAACTTTGCAAGACCAACAAAGGAAACCTTTTCAGTGAGCAACTTTAAGTTGGATTCTGAAGCAAAG CAGGATATGCCAGCAGCAGAAGGAGCTGTTGCAGCAGCTGCAGTAGCTGATCAGATGTATGGCCCAAAAGAGGACCGCAAGTTGACCATTGTGTTG GTTGGGTTGCCAGCTCGTGGTAAGACCTTTACAGCAGCTAAACTTACAAGATATCTTCGATGGTTAGGTCATGAAACAAAACACTTCAATGTTGGAAAG TACCGTCGGCTCAAGCATGGAACCAATCAG ACTGCTGATTTCTTTCGTGGAGATAACAGGGAGGGCGTTGAGGCACGCAACGAG GTGGCAGCATTAGCAATGGAAGATATGCTATCCTGGATGCAGGAAGGTGGTCAG GTTGGTATCTTTGATGCCACAAACAGCACAAGAATACGGAGAAACATGCTGATGAAAATGGCTGAAGGAAAATGTAAG ATCATCTTTTTGGAAACGATATGTAATGACAAGGATGTTCTCGAGAGAAATATACGATTGAAAGTTCAACAAAGTCCCGATTATGCAGAGCA GACAGATTTTGAAGCTGGTGTGCAGGATTTCAAAGAGCGATTGACCTATTATGAAAAG GTATATGAACCGGTGGAAGAAGGCTCTTACATAAAAATGATCGACATGGTTAGTGGGAAGGGAGGCCAACTACAG ATTAATGACATAAGTGGTTACTTGCCTGGACGGATTGTTTTCTTCTTG GTAAACTGTCATCTGACACCTCGTCCTATTCTGCTAACGAGACATGGCGAAAGTATGGATAATGTCAGAGGGAGAATCGGTGGAGACTCTTCTTTGAG TGAGTCTGGCCAGCTTTATTCAAGAAAGCTTGCAAGCTTTGTAGAGAAGCGACTGAAGTCTGAGAGGACTGCCTCT ATATGGACTAGCACACTCCAGAGGACAATATTAACAGCACATCCGATCATTGGTTTTCCAAAG ATACAATGGCGTGCTCTTGATGAGATAAATGCTGGGGTTTGTGATGGGATGACATATGATGAGATAAAGAAAAGTAAACCTGAAGAATATGA ATCACGTCGAAAAGACAAGCTGAGGTATCGTTATCCAAGAGGAGAATCCTACCTTGACGTCATTCAAAG ACTAGAACCTGTAATAATTGAGCTTGAACGACAGCGTGCACCAGTTGTAGTCATAGCTCACCAG GCCGTGTTAAGAGCACTTTATGCATATTTTGCTGACAAACCACTTGAGGAAGTCCCAAATATTGAG ATACCTCTACATACAATAATTGAGATACAAATGGGTGTTGCTGGTGTTCAAGAGAAACGCTACAAACTGATGGATGCAGTCCATCCCACCGCGGGGTTGTAA
- the LOC117837734 gene encoding 6-phosphofructo-2-kinase/fructose-2,6-bisphosphatase isoform X2 — MASSGGISDQLFVSVKLESPWLAELDLDPHLFGSHPVAGSWDPCKALPLERAAAAVWDLSCVVPSQHQPLDFKFILKQKNDSSQCIVEEGPNRSLGCQSNEVEMRTAVFKLNEGKDVLECKVQVETEMLSPFDLAASWRAHQEYVLPSMVRGAHDITINTGLEGRAKNGFASGLELDLEKYVVPTPNMGSGVVYAANLTENPRSLLQTGSSSNNDTTKDILYNSTKGDSSPNHYINTMKGATGGHAPSLEEQRAMFVDRGVGSPNFARPTKETFSVSNFKLDSEAKDMPAAEGAVAAAAVADQMYGPKEDRKLTIVLVGLPARGKTFTAAKLTRYLRWLGHETKHFNVGKYRRLKHGTNQTADFFRGDNREGVEARNEVAALAMEDMLSWMQEGGQVGIFDATNSTRIRRNMLMKMAEGKCKIIFLETICNDKDVLERNIRLKVQQSPDYAEQTDFEAGVQDFKERLTYYEKVYEPVEEGSYIKMIDMVSGKGGQLQINDISGYLPGRIVFFLVNCHLTPRPILLTRHGESMDNVRGRIGGDSSLSESGQLYSRKLASFVEKRLKSERTASIWTSTLQRTILTAHPIIGFPKIQWRALDEINAGVCDGMTYDEIKKSKPEEYESRRKDKLRYRYPRGESYLDVIQRLEPVIIELERQRAPVVVIAHQAVLRALYAYFADKPLEEVPNIEIPLHTIIEIQMGVAGVQEKRYKLMDAVHPTAGL, encoded by the exons atggcgagctCCGGCGGAATCTCCGACCAGCTCTTCGTATCCGTCAAGCTGGAGAGCCCCTGGCTCGCGGAGCTCGACCTCGACCCCCACCTCTTCGGCTCCCATCCTGTCGCCGGCTCGTGGGACCCCTGCAAGGCC CTGCCGTTGGagcgggcggccgccgccgtgtggGACCTCAGCTGCGTCGTCCCTTCGCAGCATC AACCGCTGGATTTCAAGTTTATTTTAAAGCAAAAAAATGATAGCTCTCAGTGCATTGTTGAGGAGGGACCAAACCGATCTCTAGGTTGCCAGAGCAATGAAGTTGAAATGAGGACTGCTGTGTTTAAACTCAATGAAGGGAAGGATGTACTTGAGTGCAAGGTTCAGGTTGAGACAGAAATGCTGTCCCCATTTGACCTGGCTGCTAGTTGGAGGGCTCATCAGGAGTATGTTCTGCCTTCTATGGTGCGAGGGGCCCATGATATTACTATCAACACTGGGTTAGAAGGCAGGGCCAAG AATGGCTTCGCTTCTGGTTTGGAGCTTGATTTAGAGAAGTATGTAGTTCCAACACCAAACATGGGTTCAGGTGTTGTTTATGCAGCTAACTTGACTGAAAATCCACGTTCATTATTGCAAACTGGGAGTTCCTCAAACAATGATACCACAAAGGACATTTTGTACAACTCGACTAAAGGCGATTCATCCCCGAATCACTATATTAACACTATGAAG GGCGCAACTGGAGGGCATGCACCATCACTGGAAGAACAaagggcaatgtttgttgatagAGGTGTTGGCTCACCAAACTTTGCAAGACCAACAAAGGAAACCTTTTCAGTGAGCAACTTTAAGTTGGATTCTGAAGCAAAG GATATGCCAGCAGCAGAAGGAGCTGTTGCAGCAGCTGCAGTAGCTGATCAGATGTATGGCCCAAAAGAGGACCGCAAGTTGACCATTGTGTTG GTTGGGTTGCCAGCTCGTGGTAAGACCTTTACAGCAGCTAAACTTACAAGATATCTTCGATGGTTAGGTCATGAAACAAAACACTTCAATGTTGGAAAG TACCGTCGGCTCAAGCATGGAACCAATCAG ACTGCTGATTTCTTTCGTGGAGATAACAGGGAGGGCGTTGAGGCACGCAACGAG GTGGCAGCATTAGCAATGGAAGATATGCTATCCTGGATGCAGGAAGGTGGTCAG GTTGGTATCTTTGATGCCACAAACAGCACAAGAATACGGAGAAACATGCTGATGAAAATGGCTGAAGGAAAATGTAAG ATCATCTTTTTGGAAACGATATGTAATGACAAGGATGTTCTCGAGAGAAATATACGATTGAAAGTTCAACAAAGTCCCGATTATGCAGAGCA GACAGATTTTGAAGCTGGTGTGCAGGATTTCAAAGAGCGATTGACCTATTATGAAAAG GTATATGAACCGGTGGAAGAAGGCTCTTACATAAAAATGATCGACATGGTTAGTGGGAAGGGAGGCCAACTACAG ATTAATGACATAAGTGGTTACTTGCCTGGACGGATTGTTTTCTTCTTG GTAAACTGTCATCTGACACCTCGTCCTATTCTGCTAACGAGACATGGCGAAAGTATGGATAATGTCAGAGGGAGAATCGGTGGAGACTCTTCTTTGAG TGAGTCTGGCCAGCTTTATTCAAGAAAGCTTGCAAGCTTTGTAGAGAAGCGACTGAAGTCTGAGAGGACTGCCTCT ATATGGACTAGCACACTCCAGAGGACAATATTAACAGCACATCCGATCATTGGTTTTCCAAAG ATACAATGGCGTGCTCTTGATGAGATAAATGCTGGGGTTTGTGATGGGATGACATATGATGAGATAAAGAAAAGTAAACCTGAAGAATATGA ATCACGTCGAAAAGACAAGCTGAGGTATCGTTATCCAAGAGGAGAATCCTACCTTGACGTCATTCAAAG ACTAGAACCTGTAATAATTGAGCTTGAACGACAGCGTGCACCAGTTGTAGTCATAGCTCACCAG GCCGTGTTAAGAGCACTTTATGCATATTTTGCTGACAAACCACTTGAGGAAGTCCCAAATATTGAG ATACCTCTACATACAATAATTGAGATACAAATGGGTGTTGCTGGTGTTCAAGAGAAACGCTACAAACTGATGGATGCAGTCCATCCCACCGCGGGGTTGTAA
- the LOC117837734 gene encoding 6-phosphofructo-2-kinase/fructose-2,6-bisphosphatase isoform X3, whose protein sequence is MASSGGISDQLFVSVKLESPWLAELDLDPHLFGSHPVAGSWDPCKALPLERAAAAVWDLSCVVPSQHQPLDFKFILKQKNDSSQCIVEEGPNRSLGCQSNEVEMRTAVFKLNEGKDVLECKVQVETEMLSPFDLAASWRAHQEYVLPSMVRGAHDITINTGLEGRAKGATGGHAPSLEEQRAMFVDRGVGSPNFARPTKETFSVSNFKLDSEAKQDMPAAEGAVAAAAVADQMYGPKEDRKLTIVLVGLPARGKTFTAAKLTRYLRWLGHETKHFNVGKYRRLKHGTNQTADFFRGDNREGVEARNEVAALAMEDMLSWMQEGGQVGIFDATNSTRIRRNMLMKMAEGKCKIIFLETICNDKDVLERNIRLKVQQSPDYAEQTDFEAGVQDFKERLTYYEKVYEPVEEGSYIKMIDMVSGKGGQLQINDISGYLPGRIVFFLVNCHLTPRPILLTRHGESMDNVRGRIGGDSSLSESGQLYSRKLASFVEKRLKSERTASIWTSTLQRTILTAHPIIGFPKIQWRALDEINAGVCDGMTYDEIKKSKPEEYESRRKDKLRYRYPRGESYLDVIQRLEPVIIELERQRAPVVVIAHQAVLRALYAYFADKPLEEVPNIEIPLHTIIEIQMGVAGVQEKRYKLMDAVHPTAGL, encoded by the exons atggcgagctCCGGCGGAATCTCCGACCAGCTCTTCGTATCCGTCAAGCTGGAGAGCCCCTGGCTCGCGGAGCTCGACCTCGACCCCCACCTCTTCGGCTCCCATCCTGTCGCCGGCTCGTGGGACCCCTGCAAGGCC CTGCCGTTGGagcgggcggccgccgccgtgtggGACCTCAGCTGCGTCGTCCCTTCGCAGCATC AACCGCTGGATTTCAAGTTTATTTTAAAGCAAAAAAATGATAGCTCTCAGTGCATTGTTGAGGAGGGACCAAACCGATCTCTAGGTTGCCAGAGCAATGAAGTTGAAATGAGGACTGCTGTGTTTAAACTCAATGAAGGGAAGGATGTACTTGAGTGCAAGGTTCAGGTTGAGACAGAAATGCTGTCCCCATTTGACCTGGCTGCTAGTTGGAGGGCTCATCAGGAGTATGTTCTGCCTTCTATGGTGCGAGGGGCCCATGATATTACTATCAACACTGGGTTAGAAGGCAGGGCCAAG GGCGCAACTGGAGGGCATGCACCATCACTGGAAGAACAaagggcaatgtttgttgatagAGGTGTTGGCTCACCAAACTTTGCAAGACCAACAAAGGAAACCTTTTCAGTGAGCAACTTTAAGTTGGATTCTGAAGCAAAG CAGGATATGCCAGCAGCAGAAGGAGCTGTTGCAGCAGCTGCAGTAGCTGATCAGATGTATGGCCCAAAAGAGGACCGCAAGTTGACCATTGTGTTG GTTGGGTTGCCAGCTCGTGGTAAGACCTTTACAGCAGCTAAACTTACAAGATATCTTCGATGGTTAGGTCATGAAACAAAACACTTCAATGTTGGAAAG TACCGTCGGCTCAAGCATGGAACCAATCAG ACTGCTGATTTCTTTCGTGGAGATAACAGGGAGGGCGTTGAGGCACGCAACGAG GTGGCAGCATTAGCAATGGAAGATATGCTATCCTGGATGCAGGAAGGTGGTCAG GTTGGTATCTTTGATGCCACAAACAGCACAAGAATACGGAGAAACATGCTGATGAAAATGGCTGAAGGAAAATGTAAG ATCATCTTTTTGGAAACGATATGTAATGACAAGGATGTTCTCGAGAGAAATATACGATTGAAAGTTCAACAAAGTCCCGATTATGCAGAGCA GACAGATTTTGAAGCTGGTGTGCAGGATTTCAAAGAGCGATTGACCTATTATGAAAAG GTATATGAACCGGTGGAAGAAGGCTCTTACATAAAAATGATCGACATGGTTAGTGGGAAGGGAGGCCAACTACAG ATTAATGACATAAGTGGTTACTTGCCTGGACGGATTGTTTTCTTCTTG GTAAACTGTCATCTGACACCTCGTCCTATTCTGCTAACGAGACATGGCGAAAGTATGGATAATGTCAGAGGGAGAATCGGTGGAGACTCTTCTTTGAG TGAGTCTGGCCAGCTTTATTCAAGAAAGCTTGCAAGCTTTGTAGAGAAGCGACTGAAGTCTGAGAGGACTGCCTCT ATATGGACTAGCACACTCCAGAGGACAATATTAACAGCACATCCGATCATTGGTTTTCCAAAG ATACAATGGCGTGCTCTTGATGAGATAAATGCTGGGGTTTGTGATGGGATGACATATGATGAGATAAAGAAAAGTAAACCTGAAGAATATGA ATCACGTCGAAAAGACAAGCTGAGGTATCGTTATCCAAGAGGAGAATCCTACCTTGACGTCATTCAAAG ACTAGAACCTGTAATAATTGAGCTTGAACGACAGCGTGCACCAGTTGTAGTCATAGCTCACCAG GCCGTGTTAAGAGCACTTTATGCATATTTTGCTGACAAACCACTTGAGGAAGTCCCAAATATTGAG ATACCTCTACATACAATAATTGAGATACAAATGGGTGTTGCTGGTGTTCAAGAGAAACGCTACAAACTGATGGATGCAGTCCATCCCACCGCGGGGTTGTAA
- the LOC117840849 gene encoding ethylene-overproduction protein 1 translates to MTNNFLTTIKSLKLIEGCKAAQLYALSSVGASASTSGSGDAAGGSGRPQPQPPPPPKTVSMRSGSLYYPHAAPSTSGAFAPEHHLPCGLPVADALEPALDACLRPVDHVGALAASYRRVSAAAAGGGDDDLCDSYLEQHALFQSVGDARLLRRALRAARVHADDPHRRAVLAAWLRYERREDELDPAPPPLAPCTATTPLLECPRAALFATASAGVDPVCPCRRPPPPPATPPPHRLRRNASEMSEEEEPETNDLWFVIGEEEVACERSCIAALSKPLNTLLYGGFAEAHRDRIDFSRDGITPRGMRAVAAYSRHGRVDDFPPDIISQLLAFANKFCCDGLKAACDNKLAAMVRGVDDAHSLVDVGLEEASHLLVASCLQAFLRELPKSLTNPDIARLLCSPEGRERLDIAGNASFALYYFLSHVAMEQDMKSNTTVMLLERLNECAELPWQKQLALHQLGCVMLERGEFEDAQEWFEAAVAEGHVYSLAGEARAKYKRGHKYAAYKLMNSVVGDYDEPAGWMYQERSLYCVGKEKLADLQSATELDPTMTFPYKYRACALLEEDNAASAIAEISKVIGFKMATDCLELRAWFYLAMEEYELAVQDVRAILTLDPTYMMFHGRMHGEQLIELLRGQVQQWDMADCWMQLYDRWSAVDDIGSLAVVQQMLAREPGNGSLRFRQSLLLLRLNCQKAAMRSLRYARNSSLHEHERLVYEGWILYDSGHRDEALAKAEQSISLQRSFEAFFLKAYALGDSSMDTESSLSVVQLLEHANSCASDNLRKGQAYNNMGSIYVDCDMLDEAAECYGIALNIKHTRAHQGLARVHYLKNRKQAAFDEMTKLVRIATSSASAYEKRSEYGERDAAMCDLNTATLLDPTRTYPYRYRSAVLMDENKEEEAIAELSGAIAFKPDLQLLHLRAAFFDSMGDSASTLRDCEAALCLDPTHGDTLELYSKASARPEPES, encoded by the exons ATGACCAATAACTTCCTCACGACGATAAAGAGCCTCAAGCTGATCGAGGGTTGCAAGGCCGCGCAATTATATGCCTTGAGCTCCGTCGGGGCGTCGGCGTCCACGTCCGGCTCAGGGGATGCTGCCGGCGGGAGCGGCAGGCCCCAGCCCCAacccccgccaccgcccaagACCGTATCGATGAGGTCGGGCTCGCTCTACTACCCGCACGCGGCGCCGTCCACGTCGGGGGCCTTCGCGCCCGAGCACCACCTGCCGTGCGGCCTCCCGGTGGCCGACGCGCTCGAGCCGGCCCTCGACGCCTGCCTGCGCCCCGTCGACCACGTCGGCGCGCTCGCCGCGTCGTACCGGCGggtctcggccgccgccgcggggggcggcgacgacgacctctGCGACTCGTACCTGGAGCAGCACGCTCTGTTCCAGTCGGTCGGCGACGCGCGGCTGCTCCGGCGGGCGCTGCGGGCCGCGCGCGTCCACGCGGACGACCcgcaccgccgcgccgtgctcgccgcgtgGCTCCGGTACGAGCGCCGCGAGGACGAGCTcgacccggcgccgccgccgctcgcgccctgCACCGCCACGACGCCGCTGCTCGAgtgcccgcgcgccgcgctctTCGCCACCGCGTCCGCCGGCGTGGACCCGGTCTgcccgtgccgccgcccaccgcctcctcccgccaccCCTCCGCCCCACCGCCTGAGGCGCAACGCGTCCGAGatgagcgaggaggaggagccggagacCAACGACCTGTGGTTCGTCatcggcgaggaggaggtggcgtgcGAGCGCTCGTGCATCGCCGCGCTCTCCAAGCCGCTCAACACGCTCCTCTACGGCGGGTTCGCCGAGGCGCACCGCGACCGGATCGACTTCTCCCGCGACGGCATCACGCCGCGCGGCatgcgcgccgtcgccgcctacagccgccacggccgcgtcgaTGACTTCCCGCCCGACATCATATCCCAGCTCCTCGCCTTCGCCAACAAGTTCTGCTGCGACGGCCTCAAGGCGGCCTGCGACAACAAGCTCGCGGCCATGGTGCGCGGCGTCGACGACGCCCACTCCCTCGTCGACGTCGGCCTCGAGGAGGCCTCCCACCTCCTCGTCGCCTCCTGCCTCCAGGCCTTCCTGCGGGAGCTCCCCAAGTCTCTCACCAACCCGGACATCGCGCGCCTGCTCTGCAGCCCGGAAGGCCGGGAGCGCCTCGACATCGCCGGTAACGCGTCCTTCGCGCTCTACTACTTCCTCTCTCACGTCGCCATGGAGCAGGACATGAAGTCGAACACCACGGTGATGCTGCTGGAGAGGCTGAACGAGTGCGCGGAGCTCCCATGGCAGAAGCAGCTGGCGCTGCACCAGCTCGGGTGCGTCATGCTGGAGCGCGGCGAGTTCGAGGACGCGCAGGAGTGGTTcgaggccgccgtcgccgagggcCACGTTTACTCGCTCGCCGGTGAGGCGCGCGCCAAGTACAAGCGCGGGCACAAATACGCCGCGTACAAGCTCATGAACAGCGTCGTCGGCGACTACGACGAGCCCGCCGGGTGGATGTACCAGGAGCGCTCGCTCTACTGTGTCGGCAAGGAGAAGCTGGCCGATCTCCAGTCGGCGACGGAGCTCGACCCGACGATGACATTCCCGTACAAGTACCGAGCTTGCGCGTTGCTGGAGGAGGACAATGCGGCGTCGGCGATCGCCGAGATCAGCAAGGTGATCGGGTTCAAGATGGCGACGGATTGCCTCGAGCTCCGGGCGTGGTTCTACCTTGCGATGGAGGAGTACGAGCTGGCCGTGCAGGATGTGAGGGCGATACTGACGTTGGATCCGACCTACATGATGTTCCATGGGAGGATGCACGGGGAGCAGCTGATCGAGCTGCTCCGGGGGCAGGTGCAGCAGTGGGATATGGCGGATTGCTGGATGCAGCTGTATGATCGGTGGTCGGCGGTGGATGACATCGGCTCCCTAGCAGTTGTGCAGCAGATGCTCGCCAGGGAACCCGGGAACGGCAGCTTGCGGTTTCGACAGTCACTACTCCTGCTAAG GCTAAACTGTCAGAAGGCGGCCATGCGTAGTTTGCGATATGCACGGAACAGTTCACTCCACGAGCACGAGAGACTTGTATACGAAGGATGGATCCTATACGACAGTGGACATCGGGATGAAGCACTAGCCAAGGCCGAGCAGTCAATTAGCCTTCAGAGATCATTCGAGGCCTTCTTCCTGAAGGCCTACGCTCTAGGAGATTCCAGCATGGACACGGAATCCTCACTCTCCGTCGTGCAGCTCCTGGAGCACGCCAACAGCTGTGCTTCCGACAACCTCCGGAAGGGCCAA GCGTACAACAACATGGGAAGCATCTACGTGGACTGCGACATGCTGGACGAGGCCGCCGAGTGCTACGGCATCGCGCTGAACATCAAGCACACGCGGGCGCATCAGGGCCTGGCGCGCGTCCATTACCTGAAGAACAGGAAGCAGGCCGCGTTCGACGAGATGACCAAGCTCGTGCGGATAGCCACCAGCAGCGCGTCGGCGTACGAGAAACGGTCGGAGTACGGCGAGCGCGACGCCGCCATGTGCGACCTGAACACGGCGACGCTGCTGGACCCTACGAGGACCTATCCTTACAGATACAGATCAGCCG TTCTGATGGACGagaacaaggaggaggaggcgatcgCGGAGCTGTCGGGAGCCATAGCTTTCAAGCCGGACCTGCAGCTGCTCCACCTCCGCGCGGCGTTCTTCGACTCGATGGGCGACAGCGCGAGCACCCTGCGGGACTGCGAGGCGGCGCTCTGCCTGGACCCGACCCACGGCGACACCCTGGAGCTCTACAGCAAAGCCTCCGCCAGGCCCGAACCGGAGAGCTAG
- the LOC117835751 gene encoding trihelix transcription factor ENAP2, translated as MSSTRRRPLPPPPAWTPEPWSDGETSALLDAWGPRHLRARGGALRPADWRACAAAVTSRRAADGRAPRTVDQCKNRVDYLKKRLRAERARPKGGPPPPPPVSGWLDRLRALLHLAPSAPPGFAHRPAGATTTAKVKEEDENDDDHHHHKASGGAPLPRDWPPVPKRPRTAVSLSPLSAASGEHPEGGGRSCVGPEVAAALDRLAGTYERVEAAKQREATRLEERRLEAMRDLEIERMRLLVDVAVTSSVGVDGAAAAATAGGDF; from the coding sequence atgtcgtcgacgcgccgccgcccgctgccaccgccgccggcgtggacgCCCGAGCCGTGGAGCGACGGGGAGACGTCGGCGCTGCTCGACGCCTGGGGCCCGCGCCACCtccgcgcccgcggcggcgcgctccgccCCGCCGACTGGcgggcctgcgccgccgccgtcacctcccgccgcgccgccgacggccgcgcgccgcgcaccGTCGACCAGTGCAAGAACCGCGTCGACTACCTCAAGAAGCGCCTCAGGGCCGAGCGCGCCAGGCCCAAGgggggcccgccgccgccgccgccggtgtccGGGTGGCTCGACCGCCTCCGCGCGCTGCTGCACCTCGCGCCCTCCGCTCCTCCCGGGTTCGCGCACCGTCCCGCCGGCGCCACGACGACGGCGAAGGtcaaggaggaggatgagaacgacgacgaccaccaccaccataagGCGAGCGGCGGGGCTCCTCTGCCCCGCGACTGGCCGCCGGTGCCGAAGCGCCCGAGGACGGCGGTGTCGCTGTCGCCGTTGAGCGCCGCCTCGGGGGAGCACCCCGaaggcggcgggaggagctgCGTGGGCCCGGAAGTGGCGGCGGCTCTGGACAGGCTTGCCGGGACGTACgagcgggtggaggcggcgaagCAGAGGGAAGCCACGCGGCTGGAGGAGCGCCGCCTCGAGGCGATGCGCGATCTCGAGATCGAGCGTATGCGCCTCCTCGTCGACGTCGCCGTCACCTCCTCCGTCGGtgtcgacggcgccgccgccgccgcaacggcCGGCGGCGACTTCTAG
- the LOC117835752 gene encoding uncharacterized protein, producing MPSCGRKPPPERASGNWSDGETSTLIDAWGPAHLRRHPRHLLLNDWRAAASAVNAHRAAAGRRFNRTRLQCQTRVRTLKKRYKEELSRQPPSRWPHLRQLHPFLASADGPPPGFPAATRAPAPAVKQEVGGSVGLAASWTVPRRPRNGAARSSSSGFCPGAVVTKLAEVYERVEMARIGAGNLKMEMEAQRAMLDAVKVEQQWKMENA from the coding sequence ATGCCCAGCTGCGGCCGCAAGCCACCGCCGGAGAGAGCCTCCGGGAACTGGAGCGACGGCGAGACGTCCACCCTCATCGACGCGTGGGGCCCGGCCCacctgcgccgccacccgcgccacctcctcctcaatGACTGGCGCGCCGCGGCCAGCGCCGTGAACGctcaccgcgccgccgcggggcgccGCTTCAACCGCACCCGCCTCCAGTGCCAGACCCGCGTCCGCACCCTGAAGAAGCGGTACAAGGAGGAGCTCTCGAGGCAGCCGCCGTCGAGGTGGCCCCACCTCCGCCAGCTCCACCCTTTCCTGGCCAGCGCTGACGGCCCGCCACCGGGCTTCCCGGCCGCGACCAGGGCTCCGGCGCCCGCCGTCAAGCAGGAGGTGGGCGGAAGCGTTGGGTTGGCGGCGAGCTGGACGGTCCCGAGGAGGCCGAGGAATGGGGCCGCGAGGAGTAGTAGCTCGGGGTTCTGCCCGGGGGCGGTGGTGACGAAGCTGGCGGAGGTGTACGAGCGCGTGGAGATGGCAAGGATCGGCGCCGGGAACctgaagatggagatggaggcgcAGCGGGCCATGCTGGACGCCGTGAAGGTGGAGCAGCAGTGGAAGATGGAGAACGCGTAG